ATTTTAACCTTCTTTTTTATTTTTTTAAAATAATAGATAAATATATATAATAAGAAAAATAAATTATATAATTGTTGTAATAGAGGGCCCGTAGCCTAGCTGGATAGGGCGTCGGACTTCTAATCCGAAGACCCCGGGTTCAAATCCCGGCGGGTCCGCTCTCTTTATTCTTTTTCTAAAAAAAAATTTTAAAATATTATTTTAATTATTTTGGGCTTGTAGCCTAGTCTGGAAGGGCGTAAGACTCCTAATCTTAAGATCGAGGGTTCAAATCCCTCCAAGTCCGCTTTAAAAATTATCTAAAGTAACTAATTTTTTTGTTTTATTCTCTTTAACTTTATTATCAAAGAGAATTTTACCGTATTGACCCCCACCACCTGGAACAACATTAATTGAATTGTTTCTAAACGATTCAATAATATTTGCAACATCAGAGTCAATTTTTTTAATTTCATCTAATGAAACATTAATTAAAACATCAATTTCGCTTCCAAAAGCATCAATCAGCTTTTGCCACCTATTTTGAACAGTTTTTGTGGTAACCCCTTTATTTAAAAGCGTTGCTATCAACTCTGCAAGAGGCATTAAATGAACATACTTTGGCCTAAAATCAGGATGTTTAGGTTCGTCATAATCAGCAATCTCAGATATTCTAAAATCAACACCTTTCTTTATCCTTCCGCCACAATCACATTTCATCTTATTTTCCTTTGCAACTTCAGGATCTATTATTTTGAAGCATCTTGTACATGCAGTCATATGATATTTTCCAAGATTTGGCACAAGACCATAATTTGCCTGAATCTTATTGTGCTTTATTGAATTTTTTATCGAAGAAAATGAAATATCTTTGAGTTCTAATGCATTAAATTCCCTGCCCAACCTATGAGGCCATGGAGAATGCGCATCGGAATTAGTTAAAAATGGAAAATCGTTAAGTTCTCTAATCCTGTCAGCCATAAACGTGTCTGCAGACAAGCCCAATTCAACAAAATCAGGTCTTTTCTCATAACAATCAAAAATACTATCATAGGATTTATACATACCAGTCCATGGAGTAAATGCATGTGCCGGACCAATCAAACAGTCATATTCCCTAACCATTTCCAAAAGTTCAGCTCCCAAGTATCCTGTTCTTGGCCTACCATCACTATTCTTATTTTTTGATACCAACTTTTCAGATAATTCTCTTGCAATTTCAATGTTTGGAATGATGATTAAATGATGGATTCTATGTTTTCCTTCAACTTCACATGTCAAAACAAAGTCCGTTCCATCAGCAGTATAGATGCCATCTCCAGAATAGGTGGTGCTTTCTTCAATTATATTTAACCAACCTGGATGGAACGCATCCCCAGTTCCTAAAAGCTGAAGACCCTTTAATTTAGATTTTGGAGCCATATTCTTTATTAACATGTCTTTTGATGATGCTGATGAAAAACAGCTGTGAACATGAAAATCTGCATTTACTAACATGTTTAAAAATTATAATTCATATTATATTAACTTATTTAAAATGCTTTTAACATCTTCAATCGGATATTTATCCTCTTTTAGTTTAAAATCAACTGTTAGCCCATCTTCATTAACAGAGTCTGAATAAGGGTTCAAGTCCTTTAAAAATGAGTTAGTCTTGTTAATCAAATCAATTAACTGATTTTGATTTGTTGGATATGCAAGTTTTAATGTTGGAATGCCCAAATCCTCAACCATCTTGACAGTAATGCTATGGGCGTTATTGCAGGCATTTCCCCCAAACAATATCAAATCATTTAAAGCATTATACATTTTAATGTAATTTTTTGGCCTTTTTCCTATAATAATCGCTGCATCAGCATTATTCAAAACCCGAGACAACAAAAAAAGCCTCCCCCTTATTCCAGAAGGAATTTCACTTGAAGAATATGTATGCAATAAGTTGTCATAAGTTAAATTACCCTCACAAATGTCCATATTGTCATATTTGGAAAAGTCTGAGGGAGACAAATAAGAATGTCCATTTTTTTCTATTAATGGAATAACAATCATTGCCGCATCGGGCACAACAATAACATTCATAATCTAAAAAAAAAAGTTAAAAAATGATATATTGATTATCCAATATATCTTAAATCATCTGCAGTTCCAGCATTAGCCTTATTTATTAAATCTTGTTCCATTTGTTGAGCTTTAGCAATCATTTGTCTGGTTTCTTCAGCTCTTTCTTCTAATTTATCAACGTTGATTTCAAAATTAAGTAAATATGAAAGTTTGTTTAATATAGCTTCTGCAGATTCAGCATCAATGAAATAACCTGGGGTTTCACCCATAAGGCAAGATCCATGAATTCCTTGACGAACAGCCAAACCCAAAAAGAGTCCGGAAGCTCCGACAATGCCGCCATCATTAGATCTAATCTCAATATCTGCTTCTTTTAATAATTCAATATCCTCTTCATGAGTAGCCGCTCCTAAAACCTTTGGAATTTCAACAGGTTGACCAGTAGCCATCCCACCTAATGTAAAAATTCTATTTATATCGAATTTTCCGACATAATCCAAAATATCTTTACACATCAAATATTGACCTTCCGGAGTTAGAGCTTGAGTATTACCAACAAGAATAATTAAATCCAAATTATCTTCACCAACTTCCTTAAGATAATATAATTCATTAATCATATTACCGATAATGCCTTCCTCTTTAACAAGAACTTGAGGTGGAAAGGTTGGAGAATAGATTTCAGCAAATTTTGTAGCTCCCAATTCATCTATCATATGATCGGCAGCCAACTTACCAACATGACCAATACCAGGTAATGCTTCTATAAAAATAGGATTATTTAATTCTATTTCTTCTAAAGTAATTATTTCTGTAACGTCCATATCCTATTTCTCCTTCATTGCTTCTTTTTTTAATATACGACGATATTTACCGTATTTATCTTCAACAGAAAATTTTGGAGGATAAATAACTTTAAGTTGCCCGCCACATTTTGGGCAAGCATCTTTTAAAGTATAAATTCCGCAATCGGGACATTTATTCATTTTCATATTCATAAAAATCTAATTATCTAACTCTCTTAAGAAAGCACCATTTCCTTCAGATTCTTCAACAACTGCAATACATCTGTCAGCAGCAGCTTTGAGAGCTTTTTCAGCTAAAATATAATCAGTGGATTTGACAGTGATTCTGTATCTTGGTGCACCAACGCATTGAACTTTAATTTCTTCCTCTTCATCACCGTTGTCTTCAGCGGCTTTGAGAGCGGAAATAATGACTTCAACACCGTTTGGCACGAAAGTTTCAATATCAACATAACCACTAATATGAACTTCAGGAGGAGTGATATTCTTTTTAGCTACTTCAGTAATAGCATCAGCCCAA
This window of the uncultured Methanobrevibacter sp. genome carries:
- a CDS encoding RNA-protein complex protein Nop10; this translates as MNMKMNKCPDCGIYTLKDACPKCGGQLKVIYPPKFSVEDKYGKYRRILKKEAMKEK
- a CDS encoding DUF2112 family protein, which gives rise to MNVIVVPDAAMIVIPLIEKNGHSYLSPSDFSKYDNMDICEGNLTYDNLLHTYSSSEIPSGIRGRLFLLSRVLNNADAAIIIGKRPKNYIKMYNALNDLILFGGNACNNAHSITVKMVEDLGIPTLKLAYPTNQNQLIDLINKTNSFLKDLNPYSDSVNEDGLTVDFKLKEDKYPIEDVKSILNKLI
- a CDS encoding proteasome assembly chaperone family protein, producing the protein MDVTEIITLEEIELNNPIFIEALPGIGHVGKLAADHMIDELGATKFAEIYSPTFPPQVLVKEEGIIGNMINELYYLKEVGEDNLDLIILVGNTQALTPEGQYLMCKDILDYVGKFDINRIFTLGGMATGQPVEIPKVLGAATHEEDIELLKEADIEIRSNDGGIVGASGLFLGLAVRQGIHGSCLMGETPGYFIDAESAEAILNKLSYLLNFEINVDKLEERAEETRQMIAKAQQMEQDLINKANAGTADDLRYIG
- a CDS encoding TIGR00375 family protein — its product is MLVNADFHVHSCFSSASSKDMLIKNMAPKSKLKGLQLLGTGDAFHPGWLNIIEESTTYSGDGIYTADGTDFVLTCEVEGKHRIHHLIIIPNIEIARELSEKLVSKNKNSDGRPRTGYLGAELLEMVREYDCLIGPAHAFTPWTGMYKSYDSIFDCYEKRPDFVELGLSADTFMADRIRELNDFPFLTNSDAHSPWPHRLGREFNALELKDISFSSIKNSIKHNKIQANYGLVPNLGKYHMTACTRCFKIIDPEVAKENKMKCDCGGRIKKGVDFRISEIADYDEPKHPDFRPKYVHLMPLAELIATLLNKGVTTKTVQNRWQKLIDAFGSEIDVLINVSLDEIKKIDSDVANIIESFRNNSINVVPGGGGQYGKILFDNKVKENKTKKLVTLDNF